From one Bos indicus x Bos taurus breed Angus x Brahman F1 hybrid chromosome 7, Bos_hybrid_MaternalHap_v2.0, whole genome shotgun sequence genomic stretch:
- the AKAP8 gene encoding A-kinase anchor protein 8 isoform X1, with protein MDQGYGGYGAWSAGPTNTQGTYGTGVASWQGYENYNYYGAQNTSVTTGATYSYGPASWEATKASDGLAPGGPAMHMASYGPEPCTDSSDSLIAKINQRLDMMSKEGGRGGSSSGGEGMQDRESSFRFQSFESYDSRPCLPEHNPYRPGYSYDYDFDLGPNRNGGFGGQYSDCRDPTRERGSLDGFMRGRGQGRFQDRSNPSTFMRSDPFMPPAAASEPLSTPWTEMNYVGGRGLGGPSPSRPPPSLFSQSMAPDFGMMGMQGAGGYDNSVPYGCGRSQTRIRDQPRRRGFNRCGPESLGRKRKQLQIYDEPDTKQARADSEGDFSENDDGAGDFRSGDEEFRGEDESFDSGRQRGEKDDEDDEVKKRREKQRRRDRMRDRAADRIQFACSVCKFRSFEDEEIQKHLQSKFHKETLRFISTKLPDKTVEFLQEYIINRNKKIEKRRQELMEKESTKPKPDPFKGIGQEHFFKKIEAAHCLACDMLIPAQPQLLQRHLHSVDHNHNRRLAAEQFKKTSLHVAKSVLNNRHIVKMLEKYLKGEDPFTSEAGDAEIEGDEPLGSEDKEETPEEVAAQVLAEVVTAAVRAVDGEDAPAPESGEMLAERDGPTDTAEATSSPYPEAETPCRVAPGKGSTDGEAAGEAAEAGVEVEAMAAESESTVTATAAAEATVEQTDAESKDAVPTE; from the exons ATGGATCAGGGCTACGGAG GTTATGGGGCGTGGAGTGCTGGACCTACCAACACCCAGG GTACATATGGAACTGGTGTGGCCAGCTGGCAAG GTTATGAAAACTACAATTACTATGGTGCCCAGAACACCAGCGTCACCACAGGAGCAACTTACAGCTACGGCCCAGCCTCATGGGAGGCCACCAAGGCCAGCGACGGCCTGGCGCCTGGGGGCCCTGCCATGCACATGGCTTCTTACGGCCCAGAACCATGCACTGACAGTTCTGACTCCCTCATCGCCAAGATCAACCAGCGTTTGGACATGATGtccaaggaaggaggaaggggcggGAGCAGCAGCGGTGGGGAGGGCATGCAGGACCGGGAGAG CTCCTTTCGCTTCCAGTCGTTTGAGTCCTATGATTCCAGGCCTTGCCTGCCTGAGCACAATCCCTACCGCCCCGGCTACAGCTACGACTATGACTTTGACCTGGGGCCCAACCGCAATGGCGGCTTTGGTGGTCAGTACAGTGACTGCCGGGACCCAACCCGTGAGCGGGGCTCCCTCGATGGCTTCATGCGGGGCCGCGGCCAGGGCCGCTTCCAGGACCGGAGCAACCCCAGCACATTTATGCGCAGTGACCCCTTCATGCCACCTGCAGCCGCCTCTGAGCCTCTTTCTACTCCGTGGACAGAGATGAACTATGTGGGTGGGCGGGGCCTTGGAGGCCCCTCCCCCAGCAGGCCCCCACCTTCCCTCTTCTCCCAGTCCATGGCCCCTGACTTTGGCATGATGGGCATGCAGGGGGCAGGTGGTTATGACAACTCTGTGCCCTATGGATGTGGCCGGTCACAGACCCGGATAAGAGATCAG CCTCGGCGGAGAGGGTTCAATCGCTGTGGTCCAGAAAGCTTGGGCAGGAAACGGAAGCAGCTGCAGATTTATGACGAGCCTGACACCAAACAAGCTCGAGCTGACAGTGAGGGAGATTTTTCTGAAAACG ATGATGGAGCTGGTGACTTCCGATCAGGAGATGAAGAATTCAGGGGT GAGGACGAATCCTTTGACTCCGGGAGACAGAGAG GAGAGAAGGACGACGAAGACGATGAAgtgaagaagagaagggaaaagcagagGAGGAGAGACAGGATGCGAGACCGAGCAGCTGACAG gattcagTTTGCTTGTTCCGTGTGCAAGTTCCGtagctttgaagatgaagaaatccAGAAGCATTTGCAAAGCAAGTTTCACAAAGAGACACTGCGCTTTATAAGTACCAAGCTGCCTGACAAGACGGTGGAATTCCTCCAG GAATACATTATAAACAGGAATAAGAAAATTGAGAAACGGCGTCAGgaactgatggagaaggaaagtaCAAAACCAAAACCAGATCCTTTCAAAG GGATTGGCCAGGAGcacttcttcaagaaaatagaggCTGCTCACTGCCTGGCCTGTGACATGCTGATCCCGGCGCAGCCCCAGCTCCTCCAGCGGCACCTGCACTCTGTTGACCACAATCACAATCGCCGG TTGGCTGCTGAACAGTTCAAGAAAACAAGTCTCCATGTGGCTAAGAGTGTTTTGAACAACAGACATATAGTGAAGATGCTGGAAAAATACCTCAAG GGTGAAGACCCTTTCACCAGTGAAGCTGGTGATGCAGAAATAGAAGGAGATGAGCCTTTAGGAAGTGAGGATAAGGAGGAGACCCCTGAGGAGGTGGCGGCCCAGGTCTTGGCTGAGGTGGTTACGGCAGCAGTGAGGGCAGTGGATGGTGAGGACGCTCCTGCTCCAGAAAGTGGGGAGATGCTGGCCGAACGGGACGGCCCCACAGACACGGCCGAAGCCACCAGTAGTCCCTACCCCGAAGCAGAGACTCCCTGCAGAGTGGCGCCCGGGAAGGGCAGCACTGACGGAGAAGCTGCAGGTGAAGCTGCGGAGGCTGGAGTCGAAGTGGAGGCCATGGCAGCAGAGTCAGAAAGCACCGTGACAGCCACAGCTGCTGCAGAAGCCACAGTGGAACAGACTGATGCAGAGTCCAAAGATGCTGTTCCCACAGAATGA
- the AKAP8 gene encoding A-kinase anchor protein 8 isoform X2 — protein MHMASYGPEPCTDSSDSLIAKINQRLDMMSKEGGRGGSSSGGEGMQDRESSFRFQSFESYDSRPCLPEHNPYRPGYSYDYDFDLGPNRNGGFGGQYSDCRDPTRERGSLDGFMRGRGQGRFQDRSNPSTFMRSDPFMPPAAASEPLSTPWTEMNYVGGRGLGGPSPSRPPPSLFSQSMAPDFGMMGMQGAGGYDNSVPYGCGRSQTRIRDQPRRRGFNRCGPESLGRKRKQLQIYDEPDTKQARADSEGDFSENDDGAGDFRSGDEEFRGEDESFDSGRQRGEKDDEDDEVKKRREKQRRRDRMRDRAADRIQFACSVCKFRSFEDEEIQKHLQSKFHKETLRFISTKLPDKTVEFLQEYIINRNKKIEKRRQELMEKESTKPKPDPFKGIGQEHFFKKIEAAHCLACDMLIPAQPQLLQRHLHSVDHNHNRRLAAEQFKKTSLHVAKSVLNNRHIVKMLEKYLKGEDPFTSEAGDAEIEGDEPLGSEDKEETPEEVAAQVLAEVVTAAVRAVDGEDAPAPESGEMLAERDGPTDTAEATSSPYPEAETPCRVAPGKGSTDGEAAGEAAEAGVEVEAMAAESESTVTATAAAEATVEQTDAESKDAVPTE, from the exons ATGCACATGGCTTCTTACGGCCCAGAACCATGCACTGACAGTTCTGACTCCCTCATCGCCAAGATCAACCAGCGTTTGGACATGATGtccaaggaaggaggaaggggcggGAGCAGCAGCGGTGGGGAGGGCATGCAGGACCGGGAGAG CTCCTTTCGCTTCCAGTCGTTTGAGTCCTATGATTCCAGGCCTTGCCTGCCTGAGCACAATCCCTACCGCCCCGGCTACAGCTACGACTATGACTTTGACCTGGGGCCCAACCGCAATGGCGGCTTTGGTGGTCAGTACAGTGACTGCCGGGACCCAACCCGTGAGCGGGGCTCCCTCGATGGCTTCATGCGGGGCCGCGGCCAGGGCCGCTTCCAGGACCGGAGCAACCCCAGCACATTTATGCGCAGTGACCCCTTCATGCCACCTGCAGCCGCCTCTGAGCCTCTTTCTACTCCGTGGACAGAGATGAACTATGTGGGTGGGCGGGGCCTTGGAGGCCCCTCCCCCAGCAGGCCCCCACCTTCCCTCTTCTCCCAGTCCATGGCCCCTGACTTTGGCATGATGGGCATGCAGGGGGCAGGTGGTTATGACAACTCTGTGCCCTATGGATGTGGCCGGTCACAGACCCGGATAAGAGATCAG CCTCGGCGGAGAGGGTTCAATCGCTGTGGTCCAGAAAGCTTGGGCAGGAAACGGAAGCAGCTGCAGATTTATGACGAGCCTGACACCAAACAAGCTCGAGCTGACAGTGAGGGAGATTTTTCTGAAAACG ATGATGGAGCTGGTGACTTCCGATCAGGAGATGAAGAATTCAGGGGT GAGGACGAATCCTTTGACTCCGGGAGACAGAGAG GAGAGAAGGACGACGAAGACGATGAAgtgaagaagagaagggaaaagcagagGAGGAGAGACAGGATGCGAGACCGAGCAGCTGACAG gattcagTTTGCTTGTTCCGTGTGCAAGTTCCGtagctttgaagatgaagaaatccAGAAGCATTTGCAAAGCAAGTTTCACAAAGAGACACTGCGCTTTATAAGTACCAAGCTGCCTGACAAGACGGTGGAATTCCTCCAG GAATACATTATAAACAGGAATAAGAAAATTGAGAAACGGCGTCAGgaactgatggagaaggaaagtaCAAAACCAAAACCAGATCCTTTCAAAG GGATTGGCCAGGAGcacttcttcaagaaaatagaggCTGCTCACTGCCTGGCCTGTGACATGCTGATCCCGGCGCAGCCCCAGCTCCTCCAGCGGCACCTGCACTCTGTTGACCACAATCACAATCGCCGG TTGGCTGCTGAACAGTTCAAGAAAACAAGTCTCCATGTGGCTAAGAGTGTTTTGAACAACAGACATATAGTGAAGATGCTGGAAAAATACCTCAAG GGTGAAGACCCTTTCACCAGTGAAGCTGGTGATGCAGAAATAGAAGGAGATGAGCCTTTAGGAAGTGAGGATAAGGAGGAGACCCCTGAGGAGGTGGCGGCCCAGGTCTTGGCTGAGGTGGTTACGGCAGCAGTGAGGGCAGTGGATGGTGAGGACGCTCCTGCTCCAGAAAGTGGGGAGATGCTGGCCGAACGGGACGGCCCCACAGACACGGCCGAAGCCACCAGTAGTCCCTACCCCGAAGCAGAGACTCCCTGCAGAGTGGCGCCCGGGAAGGGCAGCACTGACGGAGAAGCTGCAGGTGAAGCTGCGGAGGCTGGAGTCGAAGTGGAGGCCATGGCAGCAGAGTCAGAAAGCACCGTGACAGCCACAGCTGCTGCAGAAGCCACAGTGGAACAGACTGATGCAGAGTCCAAAGATGCTGTTCCCACAGAATGA